TGTGACCGGCGATGCGCCGAAATGTGTTATGGTGGGCGGCAGGTCGTTATCATCGCCCTTGTATATGGCTGTGGGACGTATGTAGAGCCACGTGCCGTTTATGGAACCGTTGCTCAGCGTATCGTGCACATTGGTGGTATCCACCGCCTGCACCGCCGTGCCTGCCTGCATGGTCAGGTTCACGCCGTCGATGGTGAGTGAGTTCTGGCCTGCGGCGATTACGCCGTTCTGCCATGTTCTGCCCGCATCGGTGGAATAGCGAAGGGTTACGGGCGTGGCGCCGCCGATGGTGGCATTGCTGGTGAACTGCACCACAAAGGTTTTGCTGGCGGCACCGGTGATGGAATAGCTGCCGTCGGGGAACACGCTGTCGTTGGAGGTGAGGCCGAGCCCCTGCACAAAGGCGGGCTGGTCGGTCTTGTGACCGGCAAAGAGGTGGCGTCCCTCGTACTGGGTGTTGGCAAGGTTGATGAGCTGCTCATACTGCTGGCGCAGTTCGAAGCTTATCTGTTCGCGGTTGTTTGCGTCCAGCGTGCCGGTGGCAGCCTGTTCGGCAAGGCCCTTCATGCGGGTGAGAAGGGTGTTTACCTGCAGCAGGGTCTGGTCCGCAAGGCCCAGCCAGCTTTTGGCGGTATCAATATTCTTCTTGTACTGCTCAATGCCGGAAAGCGAGTCGCGGTAGTTCAGAACCCGCGCCGTGCCGATGGAGTCATCCGAAGGCTTGTTGATGCGCTTCTGGCTGGAGGCCTGAATGTTCGATTCCATGAGGTCGGCAAGCGACGAGTTCATGTTGGTCACGAAGTTCGTGAACATGCTGCGCTGTGATACTCTGACTGACATGGCGTTATTCCCTGCCTGTGGCCGTTAGTTCTTCAGACTCAGGACTGTCTGCATCATCTGGTCCGCCGTGGTGATGAGCTTGGCGGCAGCCTTGTACGAATGCTGGAACTTGATGAGGTTGCTCATCTCTTCATCCAGGTTTACCCCGGCGACGGCGTTCTGCCGCTCGTTCAGGTCCTTGGCCAGCGTTTGATTGAACATGGCGTTGAATTTGGCGTTGGCCGTATCTGCGCCCACCAGACCCACCAGCGAGTTGTAGTATTGCTGGAGCGACTGGTTGGAGGAGGAATCCGACGCCGTGTTTATGGACACCTTCTTGTCCTTTAACTGGGCAATGCCGAGGGCGATGCTGTTGTCGCCGGTATTTGCCTCTCCGCCGCCGTTCACGCTGCCTGCGTTGATGAGCTTGGAGTCCTGCCGCAGTTCATCGCGTATGGCGATGGTGGAGGAGGAGTTACCCTTGAAGAAGGTGTTCAGGCCCAGGGCTGCGGCAAGGCCCGAAGAATCTGACCCCAGTTCGAAGGTGTAGCCGCTGTTGGCCCGCAGGGTCAGCTTGTTGTCCACGATGGAGGCTGTGACAAAGGTGCCCATGGTGTTGTTGAAGGCATCGCGCACGTCTTCCAGCGTGTGCACACTGGGATCGAAATTCTGTATGCCGGGGGTGACCGAGTCGAAATCCAGCGGCCCGAACGAGGTGGGGGAGGCAAGCTCGCCCGTCTGTTCGTTGTAGGCATAGAACATCATGTTGCCTTCGGTCAGCTTGTGGCCGTAGTCCAGTCCGGCACTGGGCGAATTAAGCGCAAGGCCGGTATTCTTTACCCCGTACGTGCCCTGCAGCAGGGTGTGTGCCTCGCTGCCGCTGCCCTGACTGTGCAGGCGGTTTACTTCCCAGACCAGTGCCTCGCTCAGTCCGTCTAATTTTTCGCGGTACCGGCCGATGTTATAGTCGCGCAGGTAGAAGTAGCCGGAGATGGAACCGCCGGTGAGGCGGCGTTCGTTTTCCGTACCGTCAAAGAAGGACTGCGGTGTGATATTCAGGTCCTGCGTGGTGGGCGTGACCCACATGAGGTGGCTTTTGGGCACCACGGTGAACTTGTCGCCCACGGCAAGGTTCTGCGTGCTGTCGGTGAAATAGATGTCGATGTTTGAGCCCTGCACGCGCACCTTTTCCGATTCCGGACGTGCGGGAATGTGCAGTTCGTTCCCGTTTTCGTCCTTCAGCCACGTGCGGCCGCCGTCCAGTGAAACACGCAGCATGGCTGCGCCCACACCGGCACTGCTGGTGACCGTGCCGCCGCTGACGACCTCGAAGGTGTATTCGTATTCGTCCTGCCCATCAAAGGCGATGGTGCCGTCAAAGGTGGAGCCGGAAGTGAGCGAAGGATAGGCGGCAGGACCCGTGAAGCGCAGTTCATAGACCTCTGTGCCGTCCACAAGGGTGTGGCCCGCCTTGGTGTTGACCGTAAAATCGCCGCTGCCGTTGTCTATGACGTCAATATCAACCTTTTCCGCCAGCAGGCGGACAAGCTGGTTGCGCTGGTCCAGCAGGGTGTTGGCGTTGTTGGAGCCGGGTACGTCGTGTACCTGTATCTGCCTGTTCAGCTCGGCGATACGGGTCATCAGATCGTTGGCCTGATCCACTTCCTGCCGGATGTAGTCGTCCATCTGCGTCTGCATGCGGCTCATGTTCTGTTCAATGTCGCGCATGAGGAAGACCAGATTTTCCGTGTGCGCCAACAGTGCCTCGCGCACGGCATCGTCATCGGGCCGTTTGGCCAGTTCCTGCCAGTCCTTGAAGAACTGGTTCATCATGGCGTTCAGGCCCTGTGAGTTGGATTCGTTGTACAGGCTTTCCACGCTTTTCAGCACTTCCTGCTGCGTGTTCCAGCGCTGGTAGATGGAGTTGCGGTCGTTGAACTGTTCTTCCACGAACTTGTCGAAATAGCGGAACACCTCTACCGCATTGACCCCGGTACCCAGTTGACCGGGGCGGCTGTCAATGGTG
This region of Desulfovibrio psychrotolerans genomic DNA includes:
- the flgL gene encoding flagellar hook-associated protein FlgL; amino-acid sequence: MSVRVSQRSMFTNFVTNMNSSLADLMESNIQASSQKRINKPSDDSIGTARVLNYRDSLSGIEQYKKNIDTAKSWLGLADQTLLQVNTLLTRMKGLAEQAATGTLDANNREQISFELRQQYEQLINLANTQYEGRHLFAGHKTDQPAFVQGLGLTSNDSVFPDGSYSITGAASKTFVVQFTSNATIGGATPVTLRYSTDAGRTWQNGVIAAGQNSLTIDGVNLTMQAGTAVQAVDTTNVHDTLSNGSINGTWLYIRPTAIYKGDDNDLPPTITHFGASPVTGAASGVFSKDVLVRIDSSNASLGGQIVYSYSLDNGNSWTRGNIASSAGTSNSAPLSIPGGFLTLSSNGGNTLAQGDQFIVRPHRGDITFEISRNQTLTVNSIGKDVFGGLYQGPNDSVPMAAYGGDGRNLFETVGRLIGFMESNNQQGIQEALADLDTASSLIMTQAAAVGGRENRLEVVGNVLDTIQLDEKARMSNIEDIDVAELMTKLAQQQLIYNSVLKSSAQIMQMNLTNFI
- the flgK gene encoding flagellar hook-associated protein FlgK, whose protein sequence is MGGLTSLLNIGNSALFASQSAIQVTGNNIANVNTTGYSRQAVRFEESITIDSRPGQLGTGVNAVEVFRYFDKFVEEQFNDRNSIYQRWNTQQEVLKSVESLYNESNSQGLNAMMNQFFKDWQELAKRPDDDAVREALLAHTENLVFLMRDIEQNMSRMQTQMDDYIRQEVDQANDLMTRIAELNRQIQVHDVPGSNNANTLLDQRNQLVRLLAEKVDIDVIDNGSGDFTVNTKAGHTLVDGTEVYELRFTGPAAYPSLTSGSTFDGTIAFDGQDEYEYTFEVVSGGTVTSSAGVGAAMLRVSLDGGRTWLKDENGNELHIPARPESEKVRVQGSNIDIYFTDSTQNLAVGDKFTVVPKSHLMWVTPTTQDLNITPQSFFDGTENERRLTGGSISGYFYLRDYNIGRYREKLDGLSEALVWEVNRLHSQGSGSEAHTLLQGTYGVKNTGLALNSPSAGLDYGHKLTEGNMMFYAYNEQTGELASPTSFGPLDFDSVTPGIQNFDPSVHTLEDVRDAFNNTMGTFVTASIVDNKLTLRANSGYTFELGSDSSGLAAALGLNTFFKGNSSSTIAIRDELRQDSKLINAGSVNGGGEANTGDNSIALGIAQLKDKKVSINTASDSSSNQSLQQYYNSLVGLVGADTANAKFNAMFNQTLAKDLNERQNAVAGVNLDEEMSNLIKFQHSYKAAAKLITTADQMMQTVLSLKN